The window CACCACTTTATCAGAGATCCTGACGTATCTGTCAAACAGCTCTCCGAACGTAACTCTGGTCTTCCCGTCTGGATCCGGATCAGCCATAGTCCGTAAAACGTAACACATGTCATCTATTTCACGGTGGATGTGTTGCTCGGCACGTTTGGCTCTCTCTGCTGTTTTAGTGCCGTCCTTGGGGCGTCCATAACCATCTTGGCCTTTTTGGAGGCGGAGGGACATGGAGTAATCGTAGTCAAAGTATTCACTGAAGGGGTTTAGTTTCTGGTTGACGGTGTGGTCGGAGGCCCAGTTCTGCCAGCGGCTCTTGAGATTTCCCACAGCGCTGTATTTACTGGAGAGGGCGTTGATCTTATTGGCATCCTCAGCTTCCTTTTTGAACCTGGGAAGGGATGTCAGAGTATATtacaaagagataaaaacatatattaccCTCAGTATCTGTTCTGAACCAGCGTGTGAGAACTTTTTTATTTGGTGTTACTGTCAGTGTAAATGCAGGCCTGTCAAGGTTGGATTACCAACCAGCCAAAGCAGCAAAGGAACCCCAGATCTCCAGGACCTCCAAAAGCCTCAAATATCCTCCATGTCCAACATTTAAGTAGAAAATAAACTTTGTCCTGTATTATTATGTGATATTGTGACCCTGTCTTGTAGAGGAGCTTTGTGTCAAAATCTAGCTCCAAGattttttctttagtttagtttatgtCATGCTCACATGTTGCATATGCCTAAATAAAATGGTAGTTTTCCAGTATAGGGAGTTTCTGGgtttctgtgcaaaataaaacTGAGCTGCAATCTATACTGTACACATGTGCACTGCACTTGACAGGGAACTTGATGAAAAGCAGGAACCCAAATTGTAAAATATGTTACTCCAATTCTTAGATTCTACAGATTATTCAAAAATGCACCGGTGAAAGTATTTAGAAACCAACAATTCTATTCTAAGAGCAGTAATGAAATCTTTACcagattgtgtttttataactATCAGGAAATAGTCACTGAACTTTCTGGGAACTGCTACATCCTGGAAAACTTGCCAACCCATCAGCATGTTTGGTGAAATTAAACTGCCATTATCCCCATACCTAACAGTCACTCAAACGTCTCACTTCATCATTCTATTTCAAAAGAACATTATATTTCCCTacactcaaaaatgtatttgttcattcagttggatgtttgaggcacagcactaacacagagactgaactgaaaaccaaaacctatatagaCAAGGGGCAATAactaaacaggacacaggtgagtgaaacaagacaggtgaaacacatgaccCAATCAACTAGGGcaggggaaacacaggaagttaaactaacaaaatacacaaagggagaacaacttcaaaataaaacacgaaCTACAACAGGATGTGACAGCACATTGCTGAATGGGGAATGTTCCTCTTACTTCCCCTTGAATTAGATTTCAAGGTGTGTACTTACAAGCAGAATTTACTTATTTAAACAACTTATACAAATGTGATATGGAAAcatgaagcctccagtgcacgtACTGTACAACTGAGATTGgactacagtgaagtaggagacatacTGTTCAAAGAGAGTGGAGATATAATTTTAAGAATTTTGATGTAAGTAATTGatattttttgtggaaaaacctaATCAGACACAAACTTTGttaaagcagagtatttttatgcATCTTGAAATGTgcctggaggggatctttaaggaagtaaggatgcTACAGGGTGCCCACAATGTCtatttacaatttttaaaaataattataaaagcaattgatgagatttgttctatgtactcagtggttatcaaagtttttaatcacattgcatttgtgtatcgtgtatcactgatcactgatgcTATTGCCACCATTGATGAGGCTCTGCTACATGAACATGGCAAGAAATCGAGTACCGTCTTGATGTGCTTCGTGCAACTAATGGTGGCCATATAGAAGTATATTAAATGATTCAATTTCCACAGATTTgtctattcatttgcttttgtaatacatttgttaaattgtaaagagaccTTATGGATGCCCTGTATTTCATCTGGCCCTTAAGAATTTGTACGATGGAAGAACATTGCTGTGTCATTATGTTTCGTTGTTACTTGTTATCCCTTAACATGTTTGTtcagaaacacatttctctcttcACTAGAAACACAAAATCAAGCACACTCTTCCTACTCACATAGGCACTGAGGATTTTTTGATCTTCACTTCTGACCCAGAATCTTCTTCAGAGTCATTTTCTTCTGCCTCTTTCATAGACACTGTCCTGGATACTTCAGCATCCTCCACGTTTAGTCTCTCCACGTTTAGTCTCTCCACGTTTAGACTCTCCACGCTTAGTCTCTCCACTATTACAGGGTGTTGACTGTCCTCTCCATCAACACTGCATGCAGGTTCCTCTACTggtcttccctcctctttttcaAGCTTCCGTTCTTTCTCTACCTGCTTCCAGCTTTTGGTCAGTGAAGACACCATGTTGGAGCACTTTCTGCGCAGTGTTGGTGAGCTTTTCTTCTTCAGCAGTTTGTCAATCTCCTCATCTGAAGGCAGAGTCTCTTTCTTGATCCTCTCAGTGAGTAGCTCGATGCCAGCACTTTTTTCCTGAGCCCCGCTAGTCGCAGTCTTCACCACCTCCTTTGTCTTGATAGGAGACACAACTGGTGTCTCAGCTGAGGCCTTGACCACCTCAGTCTTGGCTACATCTTGGGTCTCCTCATGAGGAGTTGATGTCTTTGGAGCCTCGTCAGCTGCATGATTCTGAGGGGCTTCTGTTGGCTGGTTTTGGGCAGGCAGAGGCTCCTTGGGGACCCATGTCGTTTTAGGTTCTTCTTTTGGTTCTTTCAGCCAAGCGGGACACCAGCCACTGGGTTCGGTGGCCTGCTTGCTCTCGTTCTCTGTCACCCATTGCTGCCAGCTGCTCGTCAGGCTGCATACCATGCTAATGGTGCGGAGCTTCTTGATGTTCCTGTTAGTGGATGGTTTCCTTTGGGAGGCTTGGCCAATCTGTTTTTCTGACATAATTTACATGTTAATGTGTGAATTTAAGCACAAATAATCCCCCTAAGTGAGCTGTCAGATTAGCAAGGACAGattcatctcctctctgctcgAATCTGTTTTCTGTAACTTTTCTCCCTCTGTTGCGCACTACGCTCACACTCACAGCTACAGATCTGAAATGAAGAGCAAACCCTAACATACCGTTGGAAAGTATTCAAGTCATCCAAGGCTACCGGCCTGATCATCTTTCCCTGACACTGGTCACCCCTACAGACTCATGTTTCATCACAGATTGTGGAGCATGTAGCTAGAAGTAAACACCGCAGCAGACCAGGGGGTgcaaatatataataatctgTCAGGGCAAATACACATGCAAAGACTACCAAACATGCATCTGCAGATTAATATGTCCCTGCATTTTCTGTTGCTAACATACTAATCTCAAGAAGCAAAGAACCCATTGCACTCTTGATCAAGGGAAGTTTACAGAAAGCTACTCACCTCATCTTGTGATCAGGTACACTAGGGAATAATCTGATGATCTTGTATCTACATATAGTACAATGCTTAACAATGTCATAGTGTTAGCACAGTTTTCACAGAGTAAAAGAGGTAGTCAGTGAAATGATTTCAATGCATCTAAAACTTTCCAGGAAGACATGAAGAGatgcagagaaaaaaatctcaagTATCATTCATCTGACACCAGGAGTGGTATCACTATCATTGTAGATCCAATTCTTACCTTACAAATATTTTCCACAGGCTTTAAATTCTGAACTCATTTCACAAATATAATtgccaataaaaaaataaaactcttcTCATACTATACTGTAGGGGAATATAAATTCAAGATCAAATGTTGCTAGAGAACCAAGAACAGAGAATAAATGACCACTAATGTGAAGCTGTAGCAGAGCTTTATAAAGCTTAAAGGAGACACATccaagacagaaacagagcGTGTCACTGATACGAGGAGACATTTAATCcgaggtgagaaaaaaaacagggaacTTCTaaccaggaaaaaaaatgtgatacCTGGAGAAGACAATGATATGGTTTAGTCTTGCAATGCAGCTCGCCTTAACACTGCAAACCTCAAAACTTTATGCTTTGCAAAACTGAGCGTTGACAGAGGTGTTTAGTGTTGGTTTAAGAGCTGTGTTTTATGTGAAGATACAGAGTGCAATTTTATGCATGTTGACTTTCCAAATCCATGTTTGCAGAGGGGAGCTTGTTTATAAATAGAAGTTGGCACACGCACACGCTCACAGACATGAAGTTGCAGCTGTTGGCAGTCTGTCATGGTGAGTGGAAGTGACTCATCGTACATCAAGCACATGATGTCTTCTCAAAGCATTTCACTGTGATGTACGGCTCCATATTCAGGTCTGAATGAAAGAGTGGTGCTCCTCCACAAGGACAAACAGGCTCATTACGTTAGTGTGAGGATGGAATTTGAAATAAATGGGCTAAGCTGCTTTGGCAATGGACCTGATAGCAAgaatctattaaaaaaacaaatgtcaaatgcttttattatttaacaaaGTCTTGTATTTATTAAGACACTCCTCCTAATATTTAGATTATGTTAAAACAGATGATAGAACTTCCTAATTTTTTCCAATAAAAGTCCACAGACAATAAACAAAATCTCATCACTCTCCTTTTGCTACTTTCAGTAACAATgacaacatgtaataataagAGACTGCTGCTAACATATTGTGGCAAAAACCCTCCAACCACACCACATAACTTCTTTGTTTTTAAGCAGCACACAAGAAACCAACTTCTTGAACTGTTTCTTTGTGCAGAAGGTCTTTAATCCTTAGCATACAGGAGCTTTAATTGGCTTTAAAGCCAAGCTATTAAGAAGGTGAGTTTTATCATGACTTCAGAATTTCTTCTGATGCAGTACTGAAGATTGAGGATTATGTTattccagtaaaaaaaaaagtacattctTACATGAAAATCATATTTATACACACTATCTGACAATAACACACAGCCAATTCTCTCACAACTTGTTCCAGCTAGTCCATTAAGCTTTATAATGCTTACACTAAGTTGCATATTCAAACTCAAGACTGATAGTATGATTCCATGAGATATAGACTTTTTAAGGTCATTTCCACAAAATCTGGCATAACATATTTGGTCCTATGATATCACACATTATGAGAAGCTctggcttgttttttttatccaacAATGTGATTTTCAATACCTCCTTTTTAGAGTGTtgcacattataataataatagtcacTAGGCACTCATAGTCCATCTGTAACATCCAAGAAAATTAGCTtgattcttccttcctccccacaATGAAGTTACAACTAACATTTGGAGAAACAACCACCCACCCCCCCATTTGAATAGTTTAACAACTGAacaaataaaaggcaaaaaggcagtttttaaaaagttatttcaCAGTGAGTTTGGGGTGAATGTGAGGGTTGTTGTCTACCAGTAGAGGGCAGTATGATTTCAGTGTTGGACCAGTGTGTCCCTCCACAAGTACACAAATACTTCTCCACAGCCCTTCATGCTGTGAATGAAGGTTTGTATTCATGACACGAGTATAAACATGAAAATCTTTTTAGCAATGAATTACCGACCAGTCATAGTGTTTAAATTAGAGTAAAGTGTTTTGCGCTGTGTAGCACAgtttattataacaatatattaGGAATGAATTTGAAGCCAGTATCTCAcactatttatcatttttttcattttgatttatttgactgccttcaaaatgacttttgtagactaaaaaaaacaaacaatctcACTTCATTATATAGTACTATATTGCATTTTGTGGTACACTGAATGAAACAACAGTGAATTAGCACAAACTACCAACCACGTCTCAAAAGTCAAGATAAATACACGCATATCCATTAAAATActattaactttttttctggCATCTATCAGACTGGAACAGTGTCCTCAGATGGTTTTAATTGTGTCCAAGTCAAAAGGATATTCATGTTGCAGGTGGGAATGAAGCTCATTTCCTAAATTAAAGGCTACTCTGATGATTTGAGCCAAATGGACTGGGTGATCAACCCCACTGAAAGCTGAGGAGGTCCAGAACTGGAGAGAATGCACCTGTGTCCCCTGCTGCTTATCAACATCTGTACTGTTACTGAAGCTTTGTTTACCTTCCACAGCTTGTTTTGAGATTGTTTTACTTGGCAGGCCATATGATTATGCATTAATTGCTTAGGAATGCATCTGTGAGGATTTCCTCTGTTGTTTCAGTGTGACCCCCTTAATATGATGTTGGTTTGTGTTGTACTTGAGGTGATCTTCTTGAGTTTATTtgcaaaaaaatcaattacagAAACACTAAAATTCATAAATGAAACAGCTGTAACCAGGTTTCAGAAGATGTTTTTGATTTCCTGTTTGTAAAGTTGAATGGATTTAATATCTCTTCACTTACAACCTAATAAACAATGACTGGCAAGCATATTGCTGTTGACATGCAATTTGAAATAAATACCACTTAACCACAGTTTTGATGCAACTACATgatgttcttttctttccacaGCGCTGACCTCAACAAGGAAGCCAACCCAACAAATCTGTCCTGGCCCAGGAAAAGTAAACCACTATGTACTCTACTAATACTTCCTTCCGAAGAGGCtgtatgttatgttattgtTTAGCTGTACCACTTGGCCTTGATAAATTAAGACGAGAAAGATAGTAAATTAAAGCTACTTCAATATAGGGGTCAGTGAGGACCAGCAAGGGAGCTAATAGGTTACCTCGTCCCCTGCAGAGGGACCGACAGGATGACAAAGAGTGCTGCTGGAGCCAGACGAATTCATTAGAGGCTGGGGAAGAGTTAAAGGTCCTTGGCTTGGATTTATATGACAGGCTTCAAGACAATGTTTTACATGATGAAGCGGATGGAAGCAGGATGGaagcaggagaggaaggagtATGATAAAAAAGATAAACCAGGAGCATTTTGTAGTGGCAAGTGTTTACAGTTGTAGAGGATTTAAACTGCACTGTTTAATGTTGGAGATGTCCTTTTGTGACACTGATAACTGCTAATGGCTTTAAACAAGTCTAAGAGTCTACAACTATGATCTGGCTCTGTGTGGCTGGACTTAGGCATAGCAGTGCTTTGAGATAATGCTAACATCAGGAAGCTAACATTTGAACgtaatgacaataatgacataCGGACACTAAGCAGGCTAACATACTCACTAATGATCAATAAATGCAAAAGTACAGCCGACGGCAATGTTTGGCAGGTTTttgaaatataacattttgagCTGATGATGACACTATATAAAAGTAAAGGGGTGCCTATTAAAATTCATCATGACGGGGAGATTTATGTTCCAAATTTCTTGGCAACCAATCAAATAGATACTTTTTGCTTGAAGCCAGAAGTTAAACCACTGGACCATAAACAACCAATGTACCAACTGTACATTAGCTGTAAGCTAGCCAGCAACGGATGCACTGACtgcgtctgtgtgtttgtattcagTTCAGCATTTAACAGAACTCACCAGCTCTGTCATTTtcctataataaaaatatatgtgcACATTTTGCACTcaagttgaaacattttcaaatcacATGGATGTCTCTTGGCGTCAATTCGTACTGCCCAAGGTATGTTTGCTCCAGTCTGCGTCTTTCCACTGACTCTGTATGCAAACTCTAACACGAAAATTCACTTAGAAATACCTTTCCCCCCCTCTTTTCTGAAATgggtttttatttaaaactaaGAAAGCCAATGAATCAAATGCATATGCTTAAATATGCATATGACCATCATTTCTTCATTCAAAACTATTTTCAGTGGATATCCCACAGTATTCAAGCTACTTTCTCTTAAATCAAATCTTGTTCCTTCTGGCAGCTTATTGGCTGTTTTTAAGTTAATATGTtcaagcaaaaagaaaaataagtataGGTGCAGAAATAGGTACAGCAAATGTGATAGAATAGTTCAGAAAATTAGGACAAATTAGATTATTATAATGATTTGCATCCTGGATCCTCCGTGTTTTAGAGATATTGAATGTGTTAGTAAAACATATGGGCTGTTTGTCTTGAGACATGTTCTTGTTACCAGAGAtcttataaaaacatgttgcttTTGGCTTGCATTGCGTCAGTCAGCAATCACACTTCATTACCTCTGACCGCAGCAGCCTCTGGAGCAATAATTGGCCTCGCACTTCTCACTTGTTACATTAACTTTTACAATATCACTGACTCTGAGCTCTGAAATCAAAGGCCCAAAGTAGGGCATGCACATTGATTCTTCCACTGTGTCTTTATCCAACATGTCATACTTAGTGATGTTCATACATTGTTTCCCATGGTTTTTTTGCTAATTTTCCAACTTAACAAATAGTGTTAGAGTAGacatataaaatatcacaaacaaATGAGTTTTTTTGCCCGttttacatgatttaaaatCACTGTGGGATTCATATTGTGTTAACAGCTGATATGTCTTAAGCTCTTAGATAACTCTTCCAACTAAAAAGCATTTCTATGTTATTATCAGTTTGAACGGCCCCTGCTGGGGCCTGCAGGCTTTCTTTGCTTCACACCCTCTGTGTACACCAAGTGTCATTTTCGCTCCCACAGACCATCAATCAAATCAACCTCCttttgggtttttctttttgagaGAGTCCCTCACCTCCACTCACGTTTAcattcttatttctttctttattctcaCTTTGTTTTGTTAAACCTCAGGAGTTTGTGATCAGAACCAGAACACTGCTGACCAGAATTGCTTTATAATTGCCAGTGTAGTAATATAAAAGTCTTTCTCCTAAAGTTTGATAAATATGTTACCTTGATAACCAATATAATATGGTTCATTCTTAGCATAAATGTAAAGAAGCTAGTAGATAAAGGTTTGCCTTTAGTAGTTGTGAGAGACCCGAGATCAGATAACTAGTTTCTGTATTTGGTGGATTTGGGATTTTCGAGATTTACTCTAGATTTGGAAATACCCAAAATAGATTAACTTGGAATTGGTATTGactcattttaataaaatgttgtttaataaaatgttctgcatgctttaagaaaaacaaacattctcTCATTTTCCACAAACATAGTGTAAGTCTCAACAATTATGCAGAGACCACATGGATGGCTTGGGATTATACAGTAGAGTCTCCTGCAGTGAAAAAGATAATGGCTTGCACACATTAATGTCAGCATTTGATCATTTTAGGTCAATTTGTGTCTAATAAATTTGTGAGTTCATTCCCCAAGTGCCTTTTTAGCACTGTACACTGTTGTTTTAgctttttgcagtattttgctTAATCAGTTGTTCATTCTGAGCCATGTATGGGGTTGGAAGGATGATTTCTTTAATTGCTCATCTCTGTGATTCTCCCACAACATCAAAACATTTTAGATTCAGACATTAATAAGACTCAAGCAAAATTATATCACTTTGACAGAAAGCCAAAACATTGTGCTTTCTTTGGCCTCACTATGTCTGTTGCTCAGAAATGCAgcaagcaaaacacatttccaaTAAAGATTGAAGAGAGGAGTTAGCCTTTCAAGTTTTTACTGGAAGCAATTGTGAAGTGTGAAAATAATATGGGATAGcatataaaaaagagagagataccATAAACAAGACTAAAAGTAAATGAATTAGTATGGAAACTGGATTTACAAAATTTAGGTTATAATGGTGCTTTCAAGTAATGACAGCTGAATGGGAAGAAAATCTCTTATTATTTGACTTGGAACCGTTAACACATTTTCTCAGATGGTCACCTTGCTGCTAGCCGTGAACTCACATAGCTTAAATGAGCTGAATTAGCTACTTTTGTTGTGAATTTGGAGCAGGCTGTTAGCAAGTAAAAGTTAAAAGGGTATCATtttgtaaagatttgagaaacGTGATGGGGGTTAAAGTTATTACTTCCTCGACGTAACACAATTTATCGTCATGTAGTTAAGTTGAAAAAAAACCTGCTTCTGATTTGCAACTGGGAATGTCACTCATACTCTAGGATGTACAACACAGTAATAATTAAACCTGTGACATGTTTGGTTTACTCCTACAGTATAAATACAAATAGTCAAATACATGATGTATAAGAAACACATTAGCCTCAAACAGCAACAATGTCAGTTTAACTGAAGATGCTACAAAACCAGTGGAGTTGCCACTAGAAACAGAAAGACCAAGTGAAACTGTTGGTGGCAGAGTCCTGTAAGTTTAGCTTTTCACTTTCAAATTGAATGACAGGACTCTTGATACTATAGTAGGCAACAAGTGAAAgccaatattattaatatagaaCATAAAATATCATATGCTTTCACTCTGTGTTTTGAAAGCAATATACAGTACTTGGCTTTAATTAGAAGTGCTGATCAGGTGTCATGGCAGTTTTTCATCAAGGGTTAAGACAGCATTTGCAGTGTTCCTTGTTGTGACCTCATTTAGTTTCAGAGAGcttctttttcttgctttttaaaGCCCATGGCTACATATGGTCATTCACTGACACATCACAGTTTTAAATTCAGGGTTCCTTGAGGCTCAAAAAGGCCTTTTAAGTCTGTGGTGTTGGTTATAATCTATTTTTATCTCAGACATCAACAGGCAAATATCATATCCCCACTTTTCAAGTGATAATTACAATTTGGTGTGACTGAGCAAGTCTCTGAGCAAACATTTTTGTGAATGTAATGCCTAACTTGCCTGTAGATTTTCGACTGACAAGCATGTCCGAAACTGGAAAGCAACGGACTGGTTACATGTCTGTTCATCCTGATTTTCTCTGCCCTCTGCTGGCTCCAACGCTTCATCCTGGGCACCTTTCACTGTTTTTGTTCTGACCCATCAACCTACCTTAAATCAAACAACCTCAGACACAAGAAAATTATGGTTTTAGCTtatgaacatttcattttacataGACTATTCCAATTAAGAATGCATTCttaagacatttgaggatgaaATTAGATTTAAAGTAAATGAGCAAAGGCAAAGAGAGatgttctatttttattttcacttccgTTCcctatgtttttattcatttctatgtAAGCCTCGAGTGTTCATACAGCAGGTACTGTATTCTGTCGTATCTGATCTGGTCAGGGTCCAACACTGTCTGTCTGCGAGCAGCTCAGGCTCCCACCTCCCTCTGGGAGTCCCATTGCCTGACCACCCCTCAGTTTTTTCCTCAGCTAACAGGAAAGGATCCATTTTCAAAAAAGCAAGTGGGCAGTGGATGTAAGGAGTTGGTGGTGTGTGGACGTGCATGCACAGAGGTGACAGTGAAAGTGCTTGACATCCTGAATGTCCACTGGAGACAAAACTTCCCCCAGTTTAGAAGTGGTTCTTGGTACATCCTGTCCTCACCACCAAAGGACAAAAGCTTAAAACCCACATAGGTGTTTGCCAGCTTATGCGGACCCTCTTCACACTCCACTGCTTCAgaccctctattgaacacattcCAGTGAGGGTGTCGGGTCAGTGCAGGCGCTGAAGGACATGCAGTGGTTTGTAGGCTGCAGTAATTTGTTTAACCTCTGATTAGGCCAAGGAATGTCAACTATGAAGAGACACTACAGGTCCCGACAGTGTTGTTTGGCACTTTGGCAATCTATCATTGCCACTATCCAGCAAGCAAGCAAGTCACCACTCAAGACAATAGCTTCTCCACTACCTGAGCAGAGAGGCAGTTTCTAATCTTTGCACCATCTGGTCTGGTCCTGAAAAAGGCGGAAGAGAGAATGACTGTCTATCTTTGTGATttatctgtgtctttgtgtgccGATAAGCTTGCTTTGcatgacatacagtatagcaTATGTATAGGAAGATTTAGACTGATGTTGAAGATATTATCATGAGAAGGAAGCCCCTTTGAATGTAAATCACGTCTGCATAAACAAAGCCCAAATTTTGGAACCCTGACTTAAAAACTCACCTCTATCATCACATCAATTTGGCACAAAAAGTTCAGCCGGAACGCAGATTGAAAACATTAGTGCATCACATGCTCTTTATTTAATCTAGCAACACAACACTGACCACATGTTACaaaagatgtttaaataaaTCTACAAATCTAGAATTTAATGAGGTAAAAGCAGAGTTATCAAAGGCACATTTCTCCAGGGTTATTATCTTAACTTCTATGTTTTATGCTCAACTTCAAAACACCATTCTACTTCTGgcagagaaaaaacagacaaagaatAGCTTTCCTCAGGAAAGCTGCtttatgcatacacacattaaatTATGCCATTTTAGTAcactaataaacatgtcaattgTAGTTTTACAAGTTCCAGATACACTTTATCTTCTCACCACATGTACCTTTAGTAAATACTCCACAGTAGATTCTGTTGTTGCATGTTGTAAGTTATGAAATACTTGTTCACACGGATCACTTGGTGGAATCATTAATTTAATGCTTCATATCCAACTGTAGCTCCTTTTTTTATAAGCTGCATTGATGAGAAACAGGCGCCATGTCATATTGATGTCtgtgaaaaaatattttggaCAAACTTCTTTTTTGGACAAATCTTAATGATTGGCTCTTTGTCTTAAGGTCAGAGGTTACTGTATGATGAAACTAAAACTGCATTGGCAGGACCAGAATGACCAGAATGATTTTATCGTTAAAAAAAAGGGGTACACTGATATGAACTTCAACCCAATTTTTTATGAGTTTTGTACACGAAGGACACCAGCTTAATATAAGCATTTACATCTTTGTTATTATGGAGGAGTCACGACATCTCTTAAAATACCCATTACATGTATATGCAAACGTACATGAACTTTCTTCCATATGCACACAGCTGCAAGGGTTACATATCACTAAGTATAAGCTTCTAAAttaatgttcttgtttttcatattcagCAG is drawn from Scomber japonicus isolate fScoJap1 chromosome 15, fScoJap1.pri, whole genome shotgun sequence and contains these coding sequences:
- the abrab gene encoding actin binding Rho activating protein b; protein product: MSEKQIGQASQRKPSTNRNIKKLRTISMVCSLTSSWQQWVTENESKQATEPSGWCPAWLKEPKEEPKTTWVPKEPLPAQNQPTEAPQNHAADEAPKTSTPHEETQDVAKTEVVKASAETPVVSPIKTKEVVKTATSGAQEKSAGIELLTERIKKETLPSDEEIDKLLKKKSSPTLRRKCSNMVSSLTKSWKQVEKERKLEKEEGRPVEEPACSVDGEDSQHPDAEVSRTVSMKEAEENDSEEDSGSEVKIKKSSVPMFKKEAEDANKINALSSKYSAVGNLKSRWQNWASDHTVNQKLNPFSEYFDYDYSMSLRLQKGQDGYGRPKDGTKTAERAKRAEQHIHREIDDMCYVLRTMADPDPDGKTRVTFGELFDRYVRISDKVVGILLRARKHGKVAFEGEMLWQGQDDGVIITLLV